tatatatttgtgttggacataagtTTCCAACCATAagtccgctacatagaacccttgacaagcgatctctttttcgctggatttgccaattgtcactttgatgagacagtcttccagtcgttagggggagattagaacgtcaatgttcaacaggaacgataggaattgtcgtggtctgtccccactatgtctcatcttgatcccctaaaagtgacgagatcacatatacctactgcaaacatacctgcaaggattgatgtctccacaagaggacatggtgccacctagagaagatgggtacggcaacaccaccatggatggtggtatggtgacgccacaaaggtggcataatggcgtcataggccatgggttccgctagagagagtaggagactcataggttcgatggattctcaccctaagaagagagcgagtttggcacaacttgatccattgatcattgatactcaaaatccgtctcatgagaatattttggattatggttatgtctaagagacatcgttgggggacgcctcaatgttagaaccaattcctgagaatatagggatctctacgaactacactagtgtacatgaggacgtggaattgttGAGATCAATGACATCGAATCttactctgttgaagaatgccaattggcctaaatggaaatatgcgatccaggttgaattggattcactaatgaagatgaaggattttgggcctgagatgccaacacctcctaacataaaacctattgacattaataagtcttcattagatagcgtgatgagaaaaagagatggtaatctcgccttatggcgcaaggtttctcacaacaccctggaatcgactacgagaagatatattctctcgtaatggatgtcattgcactccactactttgtcagtttggtagtttccaaataattgaacatgcagcttacgaatgtggtcactacatatctctatggggaacTAGATAGGGAagataatgaaggttcttatgGACTTCacttacccaagtcaagtggctctagaccacggagcgtatttgcaacgaggttaaaatgctcactaaaatgactacttgattgcgaagagatatgatgaactatgcccacgcgtttccatgacaagttccggatttgcaattgttgcagtttatgttgataaacataattggaacccttgagagttaagggaaaacCGCTGCATacctgaaatctgagtttgagaggaaggaccttgggagaacatggttttgtctagattcagaacttgtatatcgtgtcaatagatgcttaggcatttttgataaaggcaaagatgcaccatggtcgtctgtagtcttggccctaaaaggaatccgtttcgtcccagggatgatgacgaagacgtgttaatagcagaagtgcttacttatgtacaataggcgcattattgtacttagcacaatacaagaccggacacctcaattattatgaacttgttggctagatatagccccgcgccaacgcaacgccattagattagtataaagacaatctttcgatattttaagaggtatgattgatatgagtttgttctatccctatagagataaaagaaatgacggaagtgtgggatcggaccccacaaggcaaaatgccacattccgtgctcctcctcccctcaatcaaaatgacaacaagcacttctaaatattgaagtgaaccaaatccgatcagaggataatgtagcggacttatttactaagtcattaccaaaatccaccttcgagaaacatgtgaagggcatcggattgagaaagttatccgaactcctatgattgtagcaatcagggggggatattgacatcagggggaggcatgatgtctacatgttcgatctcgaagagcgaatgacgtgttgtgctctttttgtcctttgaccatgattatttttgtcctacagggtttttgttacctgaaaagattttttaacgaggcaacaatcaaagcgtcattaccaagtttgagcggcacaagggggagtgttgaaggatgtcgacataatgtgtgcctctacaaactagagttagagttgtaatagaaaAGTGTTATAGGTATCAATTGTATTAGGATTCTATTACATATTGTGTAcattgtaactccctatataaatggctcctattatcaaaAATAAACATACGATTCCAATCCTCTACACAGTTACATATTTTTAGATATATTGCACACATTGCAAATTTCTGCATATCAACGTACAGCAAGGCTAATGCCTCCCATAACCGAGCTTGCTGTTCAAATTTGCCTCACCAAAGCTTTCCTCTGCCTTTGCCAGGTTTCTTTTTGCAACTGCGTGATCTTCCTCAGCAACAGACAGCATCGCCCTTAACCTCTTTATTTCAGTTTCCAAAGCATCAACATCCTCTCTGAGTTTCTTCATTACTCCTTCCCTCTCCCCAAACTTCTTCATTTCCAAAGCTGATTGAACATAAGGCTCCAGCCAACTCAAGTCGAATCTGAAGGTCTCAACCTCCTCCCACAAAACTTGAAGGTGATCACATGGATCATGCTCACGTGGATCCTCCATCATATCCTTAACCTTTGTAGTGTCCAGAAAATGCAATAGTTGACCCAAAGCTGTGAATGCCCATCCACTATACATGCGACTTCTTTTCCTCTGGCAGCTAATCAACGAAGGATGCCATATACAGACTTCTTCCAGTAGTGGAACAAAAGCTTTATCTATTTTCCCTACTCCCCTGAAATCTACGAGCTCGCCAACTGGGGTCAGCGGGGTGGAGGGAGCTTCATCGTTGTCATCAACTATGGGAGGGCCAACTGGGCTATCAGTCTCCTGGTAAGGAAGCACTTGATCAGATCTTGGTTCTATTTTCAAGCTTCGAACTTTCACAGAATCAACATTTGGTTGAACAGGGTCAGAATTTAGTGCGGTATCCTGAAAAGCAAGCATCTGTTCATAACAAAGTGATGTATGTGTGGTTGAAGCATCTGAATATTTCACAGAATCCGCATCGGAAGACTGACTTTGAAGTTCCTGCTCAAGAAAGGCAGTTTCTTGGTCTTTTAAAACCTTAATGTCAGCTTTACTGACTGCAACCTCGGCTTCAACAATACATATGTCATCCACGAGAAACCCTTCATTCGGGTCAAAAAGCTCACTCAGAGGCATGAATGATGTGAAGCCCCAGTCACTTTTTTTTGCACTGAACTGATGCTGAGTGTCTGTAAATCCAGATATGAAGAATCAAAAAACATTGAAAAGAATGCACAGCTCATAGAGAAGTAATACAAAAACATGATAAAGGGTCTGTATGCTTGGAAGACTCAAATAAGTTGCTGGATTTAGAACAAATTAATTTcagcgcatatatatatatatgatcataaTCAGAGCAATAGAACCTTCCATCAGCAAGTAAAAGTCCTTGAAAGAAGATTGATTGTTACAAAACTTAATAAACCAAAAAGACATGAGCCAATTACTGTACAGAGTGTTTGGTTCACTAAGCAAGTTCACCGAGATAAACAGCAGAGAATAATATAGTACTTTATGTAAAGAAAAGGCCAaagtaaagaagaaaaatacCTATTCTTATCGATTTGTCGCTGTTAAATTGATTAACGACCGTCAAGGAGAACTCGGCATATCTACGCCACCCAGATGGTAACTTTGAAGCATCTGCAACATTCAAGTACATGGACAAGTATTTCCTCCCATTGCTCCCTTTTGGATACACCACGATCCGCCTGATCAAAACCAGCCAATTAAGTGAGCAAGTATACATATATGAAAGCAGAAGCAACAAAATTGAGTATACGAGAATGTCATGctagatatgtatatataccatTTGAAATCGCCGACGACAAAACCATCAGAGTAATGTTTCCGGGTTTTGAGCTTAGAGTAGTTGTCGATTGTCCAGGTGTAGGTCATGGATATAAGCTCATGACCCTCTTGCTGGTTATCCATTCTTGTACCTACTTAACCAAATCAAACCCACAGGCGATCAACATCATATATATTAGTATAACAAACGCAGCAGAAGTTTAGATTCAGAAAAACTATAATATGCATACCTTTCTCGAGTTGAAAATGCTTTAGAGAGTGTGTCTGTGACTCTCTGGAGGAGGGGAATGGAGGTCTTAAATGCATGTAGTTGAGTTGAGATGTGTGGATGGCTGGCTCCCCCTTGACTAGGACGTCTTGTAGGACATTACCGACGTAAAGAGAATCATGAGACTAGGTAACGTGGCTTGCCACAGCGTCACACACGCGTTTCCGCACAGGTGTTACTGGCCCCCACTCAAGGAGAACACTCCATCTGTACCAGTTGCAGATCTATGTGCAGATTTGGTAAAATGCACCGTCACGCTGATTAACAGCTTCCagcctttttcttattttttcagGATTCCCTCTTGAGATTTTCAATCTTATATTATCCATGTTAGAAATTGTTATCTTAAATTGTCAT
This portion of the Rosa chinensis cultivar Old Blush chromosome 1, RchiOBHm-V2, whole genome shotgun sequence genome encodes:
- the LOC112184904 gene encoding uncharacterized protein LOC112184904, whose translation is MHLRPPFPSSRESQTHSLKHFQLEKGTRMDNQQEGHELISMTYTWTIDNYSKLKTRKHYSDGFVVGDFKWRIVVYPKGSNGRKYLSMYLNVADASKLPSGWRRYAEFSLTVVNQFNSDKSIRIDTQHQFSAKKSDWGFTSFMPLSELFDPNEGFLVDDICIVEAEVAVSKADIKVLKDQETAFLEQELQSQSSDADSVKYSDASTTHTSLCYEQMLAFQDTALNSDPVQPNVDSVKVRSLKIEPRSDQVLPYQETDSPVGPPIVDDNDEAPSTPLTPVGELVDFRGVGKIDKAFVPLLEEVCIWHPSLISCQRKRSRMYSGWAFTALGQLLHFLDTTKVKDMMEDPREHDPCDHLQVLWEEVETFRFDLSWLEPYVQSALEMKKFGEREGVMKKLREDVDALETEIKRLRAMLSVAEEDHAVAKRNLAKAEESFGEANLNSKLGYGRH